Genomic DNA from Telopea speciosissima isolate NSW1024214 ecotype Mountain lineage chromosome 2, Tspe_v1, whole genome shotgun sequence:
TAGGTGGCCAACCATGAAAACACATCTTTCATTATTATGGTAATTGATGATGTCCTAAGGTTATGTCTTAAAGTGGTCACAACTAGGGACAAAACTAAGTAAGTTGCTCCCACATTTTTTCAATTCAAATGACGATGAAAGATACTTTCACCATGTCCTCATTAGCATCTCAATTTGATTATATCCAGAGTATCCGTTCATGAAGTATAGAAAAACGTGTCTTGCCATATTAGGAAACCAGGCTGGATGGGTATCTCTGATCCAGGGATTGATAAAGCTTAACATTGATGGATGCTCATTTAGAAATCCTGGACTGTCAGGTGCTGGCCGGTTGAATCTTCCACTACAGCTCTTTGGTATTGTGTTGGTAAACTTTGCTCACCCTACTGGCATCATGTCCAACTATAAGGCTGAATTTTCAGCTTTGCTTATTGGGATAAAAATTTTAAGGAAGCTGGAAATAATGAAACTATGGATTGACTGCGATTTTCAGGCGGTTGTGGTTTCAGTCCTTAGTCACTCTATTCCTTGTTTTAGTTTTTTCCAGCAGCAGTGGGGCCACTACCCCTGTTTTATGGATTCAATTACATGGATGATATCGCAATGTTTTAGAGAAGTGAATATGGTGGCAGATATTTTGGTGGAGTAGGATCACAAGTGGCTTCGGTTTGGTATGACAATCCAAGCTTTGCCTCTTCGGATGTTAGTTGGGATGCTCAGAAAAGGCCTAGATTTAGGTTTAAATAATtcggtttttttgtttttgttttaattggTTTGAGAGtttgctgatggcaatgctgaAGGTGAACTTCATTTCAATTTACGTTTTTCATTCCCTACTGCGTGCTATTTTGGGATGAAATTTTGGGATAAGTAGTCACCCAATTAAGTTAAttaatttacaaaaaataaaacaaaagttgACAACATAAGTGATCGATCGATGAACTGGTTAACTAACTGACAGTCAAGTGTTGTACAAATATTGTCTTTAATTGTAAACGAAGGCACTTGGTTTGGGTTGAACCACTCTAAATCTTAGTGGTCTCATCTTATCTCAAATGTTCTATCttaactttttgggtttttgtcaaatgcccccttCAAAATGCTCATTTATCTAAATGCccctttttcaattttttctaattgtaaactcacccttattttcaataaattgtagcattttggtcctgtccgttaatttgggatgttaaACGTTAGTTTTAGTGTatgtaatgaccaaaatgcccttgtgataaaaaccaacaaaaattaaaatataaaatgaccaaattgccctcatcttcccccaaatggtttagggtttgattttcagtttcaaaccctaaaccatttggggaagatgaaccctaaaatcaaacctccaaaattgaagttgcagtAAAGAAAGTTTCCCATGAATCAAGACAAGAGATGAGGGAATTTGTTGGTGAGATCGTTTGCCAAACCAACGCACTCACCTTGGTTTCAATGGAAGAACCATCAGTGGGTTCTGTATACAATTTGATTACTGGCTCAACTATCTCCATCCACCCAAAATCAGTACCCTGGCCACAGATTTCCCATTCATCACCACACGACCACCTGATAAATCAAATCATTAGAACAACAGTAGGATTTCAACTAGCAGACAAGGAATGGAGCTTGAATTAAAGAACAAAAGGAATTAAAAACAATGAGGCATACCTCAATAAGTAGCCGTGTTCGGCTGCAATCCCAAGCTTCTCACATGGAGAAAACCACGTTCCCAAACTCTCCCTCCCTCTTCCGCTAACAATGAAGACCGTATTCTTATCAAACCCACAAAGTGTGTTTAAAATGGAGAGAACCTCTTGACTCGGAGTCTTGTTTATCGAGGTTTGAGGCATGACGGTGCCATCATAGTCCAGCAGTATGGCTCTGCTCTTAGCCCTTGAATATGCTGAAACAATAGCATCTATGGAAAGCTTTCTGAAATTAGGATGGTTACTACATCTCTACAGACGATCTCAGCAACAAATTCTCTCATCCCTTGTCTTGATTCATGGGAAACTTTCTTCactgcaacttcaattttggaggtttgattttagggttggGGTTTGaaaatcttccccaaatggtttaggagTTTGATTTGgtcaatttggtcattttacattttaatttttgttggtttttatcACAaaggcattttgatcattataTACTCTAAAACTAATGTTTAACGTCCCAAATTAATGGACAtgaccaaaatgctacaatttattgaaaataaaagggagtttacaattagaaaagttataagggggcatttggacaaatgagcATTTTGAGGGAGGCATTTGATAAAGACCCTAACTTTTTATTATACCCTTCAAAAGAGCTTTTATTATACCCAATTCACTCCCTTCTGAATTGCCACCTTTAGTTCTACCACATGGAAGACTAATGTGACAATTCTTACCATTGGTTTATTGTGACTGTAAATTTGATTGAAAcagttacccaaaaaaaaaaaaaaaaaaaaattgattgaaaCCCATCAAAGGTTGAGCATGATCAATGCGATGCTGGATGAACATAGGAGTAactgcttaaaaaaaaaaaacattaactGGTGAAGACTGTTATATCCCTCCCCCTATGAACTAGTAGGCTAGTAACACAAGATCTCATATATTAGATGCTTTTTCAATCCACACAAGTGGGAACCAACAACATCAGCACAGGATCTTCTTTctaagaaggggaaaaaataaaaatggagaaagatggagttttttttttaaaattctttttttggaCTTTTTTCGTAGGAATTTTTTTAATAGTAAAATAGAGTATCATTAAAagttaaattaaaagaaaatgcaaAGCAGCAAGATGGTCCACCAACCATGGAGAAAAGGTTGTCGTGCTAAGCCATGACTGAAGGAAAGGGTAGTGACTGGTTTTTAAAACCTAGGATAGTCCGCAACCAAGGTATGTATGAGTTCGGCGCACTCACTAGTCACTACCCTTTTAAGTTGAAACGATCTTTCACGTGTGCTAAGGGGCAAGGGCTTGAGACCATGGATTTACTACTACTGGCTACgttattataatatattaagcCCTCAAAGGTCAAAAGCTAGGGTTTTTATAatgtagaaaaagaaaattccaatTTGCAAAAGAACACTTGTCGTCTTGCCTCTCCTAAAAAACTCTTACGTTTAGTTTTATTGAAGGAGACCCCATTTTAATGCAATTCTCCTCTCTTGTGGAAATATCCTTTTATCCTTAATTCCTCTCAGGTTCTTGtacggtcaggttcgtaggttcttTTCATAGGGGGTCAGAAATGACGATCTCACCTCTTGTTTGAACGCATTGATCGGGTGAAGTGAGGTTGTCATTTCTGTcatccctatgagaggaaccaacGAACCTGATCAGACAAAAAACccgagaggaaaaaaattccttaTCCACTACATGACAGAATTGATTCATAATAAGACAACCACCATGAGTGTGAAATATTAATTAATACTACTAGGTTTACTAGCCTCACAAGGTCAAAGAGACTTTATCCAATGATACTAATGGATACTTGCCAAGTCCCCATCACCTTCATCATTGGATTGATTAGAACTATACGGTAAAACTTagacctatatatatatatatatatatatatataaaaatctATTATAATGGACGATAATGGTGTGCTGCCAAATGGGTCAAAGAGTTTCTTTGCACTAATCGATGAAGAGAATGTTGTTTTTATTATACGACAAGattaatttacaaaaataatcaTTTGTCAGTTCTTCATTTTAGTTTGAGCACGGATCAAAATTACTCGAAGGGGTTTAGCAATCGAGTGCTCGATAACTAAGGAAATCAATAGATTATTCTGTCTTGGAGGTTGATTCGTAATAGTTTCGATTGCACTACAAGGGGGGTCTAGTGTCTTAATTAAGGACTGTGTCAAGTGACACGATTCAGCTAGCCTGCCAATTTCAGAAGAAGTGGAAGAAatattttgaaagctcttatATCGTAAAAGAAACAATTACGTTTGATCTCTCAATATTCTGACATGTAATTCCAACAGTTTTCatgtaattgaagagctacataaaaagggaaaaaatgaacccaaaaaaacacatgCTTAGAGGAGAAGAAGCCTCTCCATTCTTGAGATGGAAAAAACACGCAAAGAAATGGCAATAAGTAACTCTTTTTAATCCTAATTAGCTTTATTCAATAAACCAGGAGGACCTAGCTATGCCTGCAACCAAACATGTCTTTGAGAGTTGAGGATGAGAGTGGCGTACGTCTAGAACAATGCTGGAGGGAGTTTGTTGTGTTGATGGTCTGGTCCTGAAGGTGATGCTTTGTCAGATGGTGCTTTGTCCTCCAACGCCCTTCGTTGGCTATCGTTGATATTGAATCTCCAGATATCAACACCTAGGCCACGTAAAACAAGTTGCTGCTGGtcatccatcttcttcttcttttctatatGTGCTGCTACTTCTCCATGACGATACATCCTTGCTTGGGTTGTCATTATTGACGTGAGAGCCCATAAGGTGAGTAGAGAGAATATGAACACTCGTACTGATGATACTACTGAAGCAGCCATTGGATGAATAGCTTGAATCACTCTCACTAAAAACAGTACCACAGGGAGAAGGTAGAAGAAGGAAAGCAGAAAGTAGAAATTAAGCTGTGAATGAAGTGGAAATTAAGCTTAGTAGCTAGGCAATGAATGAGAGATGAGAGATGAGAAAGCATACCTTCTTATTTATAGGGACATACCATTCTGATTCAATTCTGTGAGAGGGTGCGGGTATAAACACTGATGAGTACGTGTAGGTGACAAGCATTATTAGTGGGAAGAACgtgaaaatggttttggttCGTTCTATAATTAGGTCTTGAAGCTTTTTTAAACTCAATCATCCGATAATGGAAGATCCTTTTATAAGCACACAATCTAACGCGGCGTCTTGTCCTCTCCCCATTTTTCTGGTTTGTAACTAAGCTCAGCTCCCTAGCTATTCCCATATGCCATATCCTCCccacctcttctctctctctctctctctctctctaagggTTATTATACTTAACCGTCCACACAAATACAAATAAACAGAAAACCGGCGGTGTTTTAAACTTAAATTAAGGTTAATATATATTCGAGACAACGATAAAATACACGTACATAAAGATAAAACCCTTTAATCTGgattattaattttttcctGAATTTGAActatttatctttttctttttttttgatatgtAACTAGTTATCTATTATTATTCTCTCTTCAATATTGGTgaaattttttgctttttttttttcttttgtaattctTGGGGtctatataagtatatatacatatatttggTTAATTAATATCAAAGGATAATGCCCACGCTCACAATCAGATTGCAGCACACGTGGCATATGATAAGCATGCACATCACTCCTGAATCCtgattatccttatctcttaaatCCGATAATGTTGATCTCTTAAGTCTCATGATTCTATTGAATCTCTAGTGGAGTTCATCTCCTAAAGCTATCGTAACAAACTACTGTACCAATTAACCTTTTTGTTCACTATTAATTTGTGGAAGAGAATCTTAACAAATCTAGGAGGTaaattttttaagggaaaaaaatattcCTCTTAAGAAGTGATTAATTAAGGACATGGCAATGGACCCAAATGATCTTCTCTTTCTATAAATTAAGAACTAAAGATATATTTAGGAATATATCTATACATCGTCCCAAGAGTTAGTTCTTCCCTTTATAAAGTTGTCAACACtaaccccaaggggttagcgcagttgccttggaggggacatgagactccgcctcaggaagcgatgTCTCGTGATCAAACTTTCGcagctgcataatttcttggggccaccgcttgaggctcactagagcccagaagctcccggtttGTGCGTGGTGCGGGGGTCATGTATGAGCctaggggggatttagtcgacCTAAAATCGGATACCCCttctgtctccaaaaaaaaaaaaaaaagttgtcaGCACTTTAGATCCATCAAATCTAGGAATTAATAATTTTTCGTccttaaaagagaaaaagagacacAGATGTTCGATTGGGGGGTGGTTCAGATATGGTCTAGTTTGGTTTAATTTGGTTCAATTCAAACGAGCTCTAACGTC
This window encodes:
- the LOC122651027 gene encoding probable alpha,alpha-trehalose-phosphate synthase [UDP-forming] 7; its protein translation is MTTQARMYRHGEVAAHIEKKMDDQKQLVLRGLGVDIWRFNINDSQRRALEDKAPGTNDMVNIAKMLHDNSLNFKSSTLEKATGSFVDTNKLGQGGFGTVYKRCSNHPNFRKLSIDAIVSAYSRAKSRAILLDYDGTVMPQTSINKTPSQEVLSILNTLCGFDKNTVFIVSGRGRESLGTWFSPCEKLGIAAEHGYLLRWSCGDEWEICGQGTDFGWMEIVEPVIKLYTEPTDGSSIETKE